One genomic segment of Methanobrevibacter boviskoreani JH1 includes these proteins:
- the metX gene encoding homoserine O-acetyltransferase MetX, which produces MEKKSIGLVETQYYTIHDELKLKSGQSLKDVTIAYETYGELNKEKNNAILVCHALSGDAHAAGWHEGDKKPGWWEILIGPGKALDTNKYFVIASNVLGGCSGTTGPASINPETGKEYGLNFPFITISDMVHAEKKLIDSLGIKQLLCVIGGSMGGMQVLQWAVDYPDFVKKIIAIATTARTSPQQIAFNEVARQSIVKDPNWNNGNYYDSKAPEAGLSVARMIAHITYLSEESMYEKFGRDLQDKNELSYNFDSDPDFQVESYLHHQGATFVKRFDANSYLYVTKAIDYFDLSYKGSLIDGLKNIKAKTQLISIDSDWLYPTEQINDILTALQANNVEVNFSEIKSTKGHDAFFIESGQLNYIVSQFLSENVVEDLMEKDIATIQSDASLKDAATIMLKDDSTHIPVLEGDKLVGIITSWDLSKSIAINCDSLKQVMTKDVLYCKSSDSIADVAFKMKEHNISCLPVINDDFKVEGLISTDQISHLVSNL; this is translated from the coding sequence ATGGAAAAAAAATCTATTGGTCTTGTAGAAACACAATATTATACAATTCATGATGAATTGAAACTCAAGTCAGGCCAAAGCCTAAAAGATGTTACAATAGCATATGAAACATATGGAGAACTAAATAAAGAAAAAAATAATGCTATTTTAGTTTGCCATGCTTTAAGTGGAGATGCACATGCAGCAGGATGGCATGAAGGTGATAAAAAACCGGGATGGTGGGAAATATTAATAGGACCAGGTAAAGCTTTAGATACCAATAAATATTTCGTAATAGCATCTAATGTTTTAGGAGGATGTTCTGGAACAACAGGTCCCGCATCAATCAACCCTGAAACCGGTAAAGAGTATGGTCTTAATTTTCCATTTATTACAATCTCAGATATGGTTCATGCCGAGAAGAAATTAATTGATTCATTAGGAATTAAACAATTACTCTGTGTAATCGGGGGATCTATGGGAGGAATGCAGGTTCTCCAATGGGCTGTAGATTATCCTGATTTTGTTAAAAAAATAATTGCTATTGCAACTACAGCAAGAACCTCACCTCAGCAAATTGCATTTAATGAGGTTGCAAGACAATCAATAGTAAAGGATCCTAATTGGAATAACGGAAACTATTATGATAGTAAAGCTCCGGAGGCAGGCTTATCAGTAGCACGTATGATTGCACATATCACATATTTATCTGAGGAGTCAATGTACGAGAAATTTGGAAGGGACTTACAGGATAAAAATGAATTAAGTTATAACTTTGATTCAGATCCTGATTTCCAGGTTGAAAGCTATCTCCATCATCAGGGTGCTACCTTTGTTAAAAGATTCGACGCAAATAGTTATTTATATGTAACCAAAGCTATTGATTACTTTGACTTATCTTACAAAGGATCACTAATAGATGGACTTAAAAACATTAAAGCTAAAACCCAATTAATTTCAATAGATTCCGATTGGTTATATCCTACAGAACAAATCAATGATATTTTAACTGCACTTCAAGCAAACAATGTTGAGGTTAACTTTAGTGAGATAAAATCCACGAAAGGTCATGATGCATTCTTTATTGAATCAGGTCAATTGAATTATATTGTAAGCCAATTCTTATCAGAGAATGTTGTAGAGGATCTTATGGAAAAAGATATTGCAACTATTCAAAGTGACGCAAGTCTTAAAGATGCTGCTACAATCATGTTAAAAGATGATTCAACACATATACCTGTTTTAGAAGGAGATAAATTAGTTGGTATAATTACATCTTGGGATTTATCAAAATCTATTGCGATAAACTGCGATAGTCTTAAGCAGGTAATGACAAAGGATGTTTTATATTGTAAATCATCAGATTCTATTGCAGATGTAGCATTTAAAATGAAAGAACATAACATATCCTGTTTACCAGTAATTAATGATGATTTTAAAGTTGAAGGTTTAATTAGTACAGATCAGATAAGTCATTTAGTAAGTAATCTTTAA
- the rnc gene encoding ribonuclease III, with the protein MEELLEKFDIVPNNIEIFKVAFIHGSYSTTHGLDHDYERLEFLGDSVLNMLVSDYIFNKYPLLEEGNLTKIMANYVCQSALIYYSKQLGLDKHIKINVEEHNITQNEVLSISADIFESFLGAIYIDQGIDKAREYLENNIYHYIDENKIFFYDYKSIIKEYGDSEEVEVNYETVKEYGVPHDKTFIIRILVDGKPCGQGKGKNKKEAEQLAAQQAIERLNLN; encoded by the coding sequence ATGGAAGAATTGTTAGAAAAATTTGATATTGTTCCAAATAATATAGAAATATTTAAAGTAGCTTTTATACATGGGTCCTATTCTACTACTCATGGTTTAGACCATGATTATGAACGTTTGGAGTTTTTAGGTGATTCTGTATTAAATATGCTTGTTTCTGACTATATTTTTAATAAATATCCTTTACTTGAGGAAGGTAATTTAACCAAAATTATGGCAAATTATGTTTGTCAATCTGCATTAATTTATTATTCTAAACAATTAGGATTAGATAAACACATAAAAATCAATGTAGAAGAACACAACATAACTCAAAATGAAGTTTTATCTATTTCTGCAGATATCTTTGAATCCTTTTTAGGTGCTATCTATATAGATCAAGGAATTGATAAAGCAAGGGAATATCTGGAAAATAATATTTATCATTATATTGATGAGAATAAAATATTCTTTTATGATTATAAATCTATTATTAAGGAGTACGGTGACTCTGAAGAGGTTGAAGTCAACTATGAAACAGTTAAAGAATATGGAGTTCCTCATGATAAAACATTTATTATAAGAATTCTTGTTGATGGTAAACCTTGTGGACAAGGTAAAGGTAAAAATAAAAAAGAAGCAGAGCAACTTGCTGCTCAACAGGCTATTGAAAGATTAAATTTAAATTAA
- a CDS encoding 50S ribosomal protein L37e, with protein MKGTPTMGKKNKKTHIRCRRCGRNTYHLRKKVCSSCGFGKSKKMRSYNWQNKKSVTGQRLI; from the coding sequence GTGAAAGGAACACCTACAATGGGTAAAAAGAATAAAAAAACCCATATAAGATGCAGAAGATGTGGAAGAAATACCTACCACTTACGTAAAAAAGTCTGTTCTTCTTGTGGATTTGGTAAATCTAAAAAAATGAGAAGTTACAACTGGCAAAACAAAAAATCAGTAACTGGTCAAAGATTAATTTAA
- a CDS encoding LSm family protein — MSGQQNVQRPLDALGKATNSPVLIKLKGDREFRGILTSFDLHMNLVLNDAEELKDGQVERRLGTVLIRGDNIVYISP, encoded by the coding sequence GTGAGCGGACAACAAAATGTTCAAAGACCACTTGACGCATTAGGAAAAGCAACAAACTCTCCTGTTTTGATCAAACTTAAAGGAGACAGAGAATTCAGAGGAATCTTAACTAGTTTTGATTTACACATGAATTTAGTTCTTAATGATGCAGAAGAATTAAAAGATGGACAAGTCGAAAGAAGATTAGGTACTGTCCTCATTAGAGGAGACAATATAGTATATATCTCCCCATAA
- a CDS encoding DUF1947 domain-containing protein, whose translation MLKKRYYLKKKRIKEIKQELGEYGSLINNKSSVEVLETDEYNYILVNSEPYIIMIDDKPYPTLKAILANEDLENKTVVVDMGAVRFVTNGADIMSPGIVEADDDIVPGDVVVIVDVNNHKPLAIGESLISGPEMVESSKGKAIKSLHFVGDDIWNLEI comes from the coding sequence ATGTTAAAAAAAAGATATTATTTGAAGAAAAAAAGAATCAAAGAAATTAAACAAGAATTAGGAGAATATGGTTCTTTAATAAATAATAAATCTAGTGTTGAAGTTTTAGAAACCGATGAATATAATTATATCTTAGTTAATAGTGAACCATACATAATCATGATTGATGATAAACCTTATCCAACATTAAAAGCAATTTTAGCTAATGAAGATCTTGAAAACAAAACAGTTGTAGTGGATATGGGTGCTGTAAGATTTGTAACTAATGGTGCAGATATTATGAGTCCGGGTATTGTTGAGGCCGATGATGATATAGTTCCTGGAGATGTTGTTGTAATTGTTGACGTCAATAACCATAAACCACTTGCAATTGGTGAAAGTTTAATAAGTGGACCAGAAATGGTTGAATCTTCAAAAGGAAAGGCAATTAAATCATTGCATTTTGTTGGTGATGATATTTGGAATTTAGAGATCTAA
- the arfB gene encoding 2-amino-5-formylamino-6-ribosylaminopyrimidin-4(3H)-one 5'-monophosphate deformylase has protein sequence MVELRYNAGNVRDKNIHKIGIIALGSHLENHGPALPIDTDAKIASYVAFNSSLLSGAKFLGVIYPSYELDEIDHGEHNTLEELTVNIRDILNEAKKYLHIEKVIIVNGHGGNTPVIENLEYIENQTGLDIIFNNKLIETEGPHGGSGELSMGKILNILDDNQVKNQGNLELYSEIGLYAFKEARQNDPGIDAGAKDVEENGVYLDEDYGKELLSLAINSVLLDTEKLLDY, from the coding sequence ATGGTGGAATTAAGATATAATGCAGGTAATGTACGTGATAAGAACATACATAAAATTGGTATTATTGCCTTAGGCTCACATCTTGAAAATCATGGACCTGCACTACCAATAGATACAGATGCAAAGATAGCATCCTATGTCGCATTCAATTCATCACTTCTAAGTGGAGCTAAATTTTTAGGTGTTATATATCCTTCTTATGAATTAGATGAGATAGATCATGGCGAACATAATACTCTTGAAGAACTTACAGTTAATATAAGGGATATATTAAATGAAGCTAAAAAATATCTTCACATTGAAAAGGTTATTATTGTAAATGGCCATGGAGGAAACACTCCAGTTATAGAAAATTTAGAATATATTGAAAATCAAACCGGATTGGATATTATATTTAACAATAAACTTATTGAAACTGAAGGACCTCATGGTGGAAGCGGTGAACTTTCAATGGGTAAAATATTAAATATCCTTGATGATAATCAAGTTAAAAATCAGGGAAATTTAGAGCTTTACAGTGAAATTGGATTATATGCATTTAAAGAGGCTCGTCAAAATGATCCTGGCATTGATGCAGGAGCAAAAGATGTGGAGGAAAATGGAGTTTATCTTGATGAGGATTATGGAAAAGAACTTTTATCCCTTGCAATCAATTCTGTTTTATTGGACACTGAAAAACTCTTAGATTACTAA
- a CDS encoding YigZ family protein yields MKTIKKPVEAQINIKKSNFIARLYPAKDKKEVKKIIEEVSTRYSDATHNCTAYIVSDSQGYDDNGEPSGTAGKPMMNVLIKNDLSNIVAIVTRYFGGIKLGAGGLVRAYSHSILKAIEEAEIVNMELFNIYEAIFDYKNIKEVDSELRKYNLKVIKKDYNVQVTYLIASNQIDIISNIEEKFQSDVKIDLIKKDYLEI; encoded by the coding sequence ATGAAAACAATTAAAAAACCTGTAGAAGCCCAAATAAATATTAAAAAGTCAAATTTTATAGCAAGGCTGTATCCTGCAAAAGATAAAAAAGAAGTTAAAAAAATTATTGAAGAGGTTTCCACCAGATATTCAGATGCAACCCATAACTGCACAGCATATATAGTAAGTGATTCACAGGGTTATGATGATAATGGAGAACCTAGCGGTACTGCAGGTAAACCAATGATGAATGTCCTTATAAAAAATGATCTAAGCAATATTGTTGCGATAGTTACAAGATATTTTGGAGGTATCAAATTAGGTGCCGGAGGTTTAGTTAGAGCATACTCACATTCAATTTTAAAAGCGATTGAGGAAGCTGAAATTGTTAATATGGAACTTTTTAATATCTATGAAGCTATATTCGATTATAAAAATATTAAAGAAGTTGACTCCGAGTTGAGAAAATATAATCTGAAGGTAATTAAAAAAGACTATAATGTACAGGTCACCTATTTAATTGCATCTAATCAAATAGATATTATAAGTAATATTGAAGAGAAATTCCAATCCGATGTAAAAATAGATTTAATAAAAAAAGACTATTTGGAAATATAA
- a CDS encoding DUF5814 domain-containing protein has translation MIILRKSKKLWEMYPIGPIKGALNSKRTPHFIGTFKLKKDENGKLSISRFIINMNINDNSTLFEKFYPPQEAIRILRKQIVLLANHDGEMEDFLDSININYRFTRICDYCTLENYITIINSDCSYKYHNQYICKDCAEDTIKRELKLRGYDKKVFRNFKKILEKTNDLETVISMLSPKFDPLSHPDLTLYDKVKVDNSRKIPEIAMSRLKIPKEFKDILIDNGNTKLLPVQILSIKEGLLKGENILAVSATGSGKTLIGEIAGIPQALNDKKFIFLTPLVALANQKYRDFKKKYEPLGLKVSIKVGRNRVKAKGELRLPDKSIADSDIIVGTYEALDYMIRSGKTDELNNLGVILIDEIHMIDDEDRGTRLNGLIKRITYLYPNAQLIGLSATVKNPEYLASKFHMNLVQYSNRPVPLLRHLSFVRNESEKRDIMRRLIISENHKVSKKGYKGQTIIFTNSRRKTTQIAKYLTDKRIKAAAYHAGLSYYKKERIEKDFDKGKLEAVVTTAALAAGVDFPASQVIFDTLMMGNKWISPNEFSQMLGRAGRPSYHDRGVVYLLPEIGKNFDNNTEEAVALNLLESDNEDVEIVYEEDELKEQILADISSTAIETKKDLDDFYKDIDVPSDPTFITRELIDKGLVSYEKGLLKVTKYGKAVTMSFLSINNAEKIKESIFNINYFKESTYIKNNIEKILNPNSRFFKDIINKSINNDKEKTNKIFKIIDKKELNQLKVKTIAMDLELFDSAYLSPVLQNQIANKLKINVSSRLFAESTLDIISSGDTLNKLDTKFQDALIRLQSDFLRCDCLDKPFCDCLQRGISYLIINERLKGEDPINISKTLYKNYQIHTYPGDIFSWLDNYIKNLDAVKRISQSFDDKKLVKQTEYLIKQIENPHIEEAKSKKHHNKNKSKKKHHKKSKNNKSKDNPNLKKSKDINKTKNDDETHSKKSKNNKIHSKKSKDNGKTKSRNKSHSKDPKDNKNRNNKAHSKNSKNNHKKSKNNDKHSANKKHKSKISNNLKDSSNANKNPKPNNSQNSNNYKSKNIKKDYSNVNKSEQDNNTSKDKNKKNKKNQSKRKVIKITGTLTF, from the coding sequence ATGATAATTTTAAGAAAAAGTAAAAAATTGTGGGAAATGTATCCTATTGGACCTATTAAAGGAGCTTTAAACTCAAAAAGGACTCCTCACTTTATAGGAACTTTTAAATTAAAAAAAGATGAAAATGGAAAACTCAGTATTAGTAGGTTCATAATTAACATGAATATTAATGATAATTCAACATTATTTGAAAAATTCTATCCTCCACAGGAAGCAATTAGAATCTTGAGAAAACAAATTGTATTATTGGCAAATCATGATGGGGAAATGGAGGATTTTTTAGATTCAATTAATATAAACTATAGATTTACAAGAATATGTGATTATTGTACATTGGAAAATTATATTACTATTATTAACTCAGATTGTTCGTATAAATATCATAACCAGTATATATGTAAGGACTGCGCTGAGGATACAATTAAAAGGGAACTTAAACTTAGAGGATATGATAAAAAGGTATTTAGAAACTTCAAAAAAATCCTTGAAAAAACCAATGATTTGGAAACTGTTATTTCAATGTTATCTCCTAAATTTGATCCTTTGAGTCATCCCGATTTAACATTATATGATAAGGTTAAAGTAGATAATTCAAGAAAAATTCCAGAAATTGCAATGAGTAGGCTTAAGATACCTAAGGAATTTAAGGATATCTTAATAGATAATGGAAATACTAAGCTTCTTCCTGTTCAAATTTTATCAATAAAGGAAGGTCTTTTAAAGGGTGAAAATATTTTAGCAGTTTCCGCTACTGGTAGTGGAAAAACCTTGATTGGGGAAATTGCTGGTATACCACAAGCTCTTAATGATAAAAAATTTATATTTTTAACTCCTTTAGTTGCTCTTGCAAATCAGAAATACAGGGATTTTAAGAAAAAATACGAACCTTTGGGTTTAAAAGTTTCTATTAAAGTAGGTAGAAATAGGGTAAAAGCCAAAGGAGAATTAAGACTTCCAGATAAAAGTATTGCAGATTCTGATATAATTGTGGGAACCTATGAAGCATTGGATTATATGATTAGAAGTGGAAAAACTGATGAACTAAATAATCTTGGAGTGATTTTAATTGATGAAATCCATATGATTGATGATGAGGACAGGGGTACCCGTTTAAATGGATTAATAAAAAGGATTACCTATTTATATCCTAATGCACAGCTTATAGGATTATCTGCAACAGTTAAAAATCCAGAATACTTGGCAAGTAAATTTCACATGAATCTTGTACAATATAGCAATAGGCCGGTTCCACTTTTAAGACATTTAAGTTTTGTTAGAAATGAATCTGAAAAAAGGGATATTATGAGGAGACTTATTATATCCGAAAATCATAAAGTTTCTAAAAAAGGATATAAAGGTCAAACTATCATATTCACTAATTCTAGACGTAAAACGACTCAAATTGCCAAGTATTTAACAGATAAAAGAATTAAAGCTGCTGCTTACCATGCGGGATTATCCTATTATAAGAAGGAAAGGATAGAAAAGGATTTCGATAAGGGTAAATTGGAGGCAGTGGTTACAACTGCTGCTCTTGCTGCAGGTGTGGATTTTCCTGCAAGCCAGGTAATTTTCGATACGTTGATGATGGGTAATAAGTGGATATCTCCAAACGAGTTTTCCCAAATGCTTGGAAGGGCTGGACGTCCATCATATCATGACCGTGGTGTGGTGTATTTACTCCCCGAAATTGGTAAAAACTTTGACAATAATACCGAAGAGGCAGTGGCGTTAAACCTATTGGAAAGTGATAATGAGGATGTTGAAATTGTTTATGAGGAGGATGAACTTAAGGAACAAATTCTGGCCGATATCTCATCCACTGCTATTGAAACTAAAAAAGATTTAGATGATTTTTATAAGGATATAGATGTTCCCTCAGATCCTACATTTATTACTAGGGAATTGATTGATAAAGGATTAGTAAGTTATGAAAAAGGTCTTTTAAAGGTTACCAAATATGGAAAAGCTGTCACAATGAGCTTTTTATCTATAAACAATGCAGAAAAGATTAAGGAATCTATATTCAATATTAATTACTTTAAAGAATCAACTTATATTAAGAATAATATTGAGAAAATTCTTAATCCAAATAGCAGGTTCTTTAAGGATATTATTAATAAATCAATTAATAATGATAAGGAAAAGACAAATAAAATTTTTAAAATCATTGATAAAAAGGAGTTAAATCAGCTTAAGGTTAAAACTATTGCGATGGATTTGGAATTATTCGATAGTGCCTATCTGTCTCCAGTATTACAGAATCAAATTGCTAATAAGTTAAAGATTAATGTTTCCTCAAGGTTATTTGCAGAGTCTACATTGGATATAATATCCTCCGGTGATACATTAAATAAGTTAGATACCAAATTTCAGGATGCCTTAATTAGACTTCAATCCGATTTTTTAAGATGTGATTGTTTAGATAAACCTTTCTGTGATTGTCTTCAAAGAGGAATTTCCTATTTAATAATTAATGAAAGATTAAAAGGCGAGGATCCTATTAATATCTCAAAAACATTATATAAAAATTACCAAATACATACTTATCCTGGAGATATCTTCTCATGGTTAGACAATTATATTAAGAATTTGGATGCAGTTAAAAGAATTTCCCAGTCATTTGACGATAAAAAGTTAGTGAAACAGACTGAATATCTAATTAAACAGATTGAAAATCCTCACATTGAAGAGGCTAAATCTAAAAAACATCATAATAAAAATAAGTCCAAAAAGAAACACCACAAAAAATCTAAAAATAATAAATCCAAGGATAATCCAAATTTAAAAAAGTCAAAGGATATTAATAAAACTAAAAATGATGATGAAACACATTCCAAAAAATCTAAAAATAATAAAATACATTCTAAGAAATCTAAGGATAATGGTAAAACTAAGAGTAGGAATAAATCCCATTCTAAGGATCCTAAAGACAATAAAAATAGAAACAATAAAGCACATTCTAAGAATTCCAAAAATAATCATAAGAAGAGTAAGAATAATGATAAACACTCAGCTAATAAAAAACATAAATCAAAGATTTCCAATAATTTAAAGGATTCTTCAAATGCAAATAAAAACCCTAAACCAAATAATAGTCAGAATTCCAATAATTATAAATCTAAAAATATCAAAAAAGACTATAGTAATGTTAATAAATCCGAACAAGATAATAATACCAGTAAGGACAAAAACAAGAAAAATAAGAAAAATCAATCAAAAAGAAAAGTAATTAAGATTACAGGTACTTTAACTTTTTAA
- a CDS encoding NAD(P)/FAD-dependent oxidoreductase: protein MEEYDLIIIGGGPAGLSAGIYSGRQNLKTLIIDKDLIGGQAREIPLIENFPGCLDESGLEIIERTEKQAKQYVEIHDMEGVNSVGKDDNNNFIVKTSKEEYLSKALILTTGSKHKQLNVKGENEHLGRGVSYCATCDGMFFKGKDIAIVGGGNTAVTNALYLNDLGCNVTLIHRRDALRCEKILEDKLKEEDINIIWNTTVEEILGDPLVSHIKLLNKDGTESEIDVNGIFISIGDIALNELALSLNVDVDSEGNIITDKEQKTNIDRVYAAGDVTGGVRQWIVASGEGAVAALSAYKDLLNADLI from the coding sequence ATGGAAGAGTATGATTTGATTATTATTGGTGGAGGTCCTGCAGGTCTTTCAGCAGGAATATACTCTGGAAGGCAAAATTTAAAAACATTAATTATTGATAAAGATTTAATCGGTGGTCAGGCAAGGGAAATACCTTTAATTGAAAATTTTCCAGGTTGTCTGGATGAATCTGGATTAGAAATAATTGAAAGAACCGAAAAACAGGCAAAACAATATGTGGAAATACATGATATGGAAGGGGTTAACTCAGTTGGTAAGGATGACAATAATAACTTCATTGTAAAAACATCAAAAGAGGAATATCTTTCAAAGGCTTTAATATTAACAACAGGTTCCAAACATAAACAACTTAATGTTAAAGGTGAAAATGAACATCTTGGACGTGGTGTTTCATATTGCGCCACTTGTGATGGGATGTTCTTTAAAGGTAAGGATATAGCCATTGTTGGAGGAGGAAATACTGCGGTAACTAATGCCCTGTATTTAAATGATCTTGGATGTAATGTTACATTGATTCATAGGCGTGATGCTTTAAGGTGTGAGAAGATTCTTGAGGATAAGCTGAAAGAAGAGGATATTAATATTATATGGAATACTACCGTTGAAGAAATATTGGGGGATCCATTGGTAAGCCATATAAAACTTTTAAATAAGGATGGCACTGAATCCGAGATTGATGTTAATGGGATATTTATATCAATTGGTGACATTGCTTTAAATGAACTGGCTTTGTCTTTAAATGTAGATGTAGATAGTGAGGGAAACATCATAACCGATAAAGAGCAGAAAACTAATATTGATAGAGTTTATGCTGCAGGTGATGTAACCGGTGGTGTTAGGCAGTGGATTGTTGCTTCAGGTGAAGGCGCAGTTGCAGCTTTAAGTGCATATAAGGACTTATTAAATGCCGATTTAATTTAA
- a CDS encoding zinc metalloprotease HtpX — protein sequence MKGTWKLHLRMWLASILMFVLLYVILSIVGFACGLGGSVLFYLILTLAITFIQYLIGPKMVEMSMNVQRVSPEEAPDLHRMVEELANNAGLPKPTIGIAETSIPNAFAYGRSHRDGHIAVTRGILGLLTYDELKAVLGHEMSHIKHHDMAITTIISVVPTICYYLAWSTIFSSNDDNAGAIIGVIGLIFYFIGQLLVLLVSRIREYYADQGSVELGCKPEHLATALYKLVYGSAASPEDEIKNVEGSKAFFLNDVSHAERDINELSQVDLDGDGVLGSQELKNLKNSNIKISAGSKFMEIFSTHPDMLKRVKRLAELQEDY from the coding sequence ATGAAAGGTACATGGAAACTACACCTTAGAATGTGGCTTGCTTCTATTCTCATGTTTGTACTGTTATATGTAATTTTAAGCATTGTTGGTTTTGCATGTGGATTAGGTGGTAGTGTATTATTCTATCTTATTTTAACCTTGGCTATAACCTTTATACAATATTTAATTGGACCTAAAATGGTTGAAATGTCCATGAATGTACAAAGAGTTTCACCAGAAGAAGCTCCTGATTTACATCGTATGGTTGAAGAATTAGCTAATAATGCAGGACTTCCAAAACCTACTATTGGTATTGCTGAAACATCAATCCCAAATGCATTTGCATATGGTAGATCCCATAGGGATGGTCATATAGCAGTTACCAGAGGAATTTTAGGTCTTTTAACTTATGATGAACTTAAAGCTGTTTTAGGTCATGAAATGTCACATATTAAACATCATGATATGGCTATAACCACCATAATAAGTGTAGTTCCAACTATTTGTTATTATTTGGCTTGGAGTACTATATTTTCTAGTAACGATGATAACGCTGGTGCAATTATTGGAGTTATAGGTTTAATATTCTATTTCATTGGTCAATTACTTGTATTGCTTGTTTCAAGAATAAGGGAATATTATGCGGATCAGGGTAGTGTTGAACTTGGTTGTAAACCGGAACATTTGGCTACAGCATTATATAAGTTAGTTTATGGTTCAGCAGCATCACCTGAAGATGAGATTAAAAATGTTGAGGGTTCCAAAGCATTTTTCTTAAATGATGTATCACATGCAGAAAGAGACATTAATGAACTATCTCAAGTGGATTTAGATGGCGATGGTGTGTTAGGCTCTCAAGAGCTTAAAAATCTTAAAAATTCTAACATTAAAATATCTGCTGGTAGTAAATTTATGGAAATATTCTCAACCCACCCGGATATGTTAAAAAGGGTTAAAAGATTAGCTGAATTACAAGAAGATTATTAA
- a CDS encoding ACT domain-containing protein, giving the protein MSMEKVKQLSIFLTNQKGRLYKVLDILGKNGVNIRALSLADTSEFGILRLIVDDPNKGQKILEDNNYTIKISTAIAVELNDVPGGLSSILKILNDNDINLDYLYAFTHEKTDNAILLLCTHDLDLLIKVLHKENVRIVPSDEVYNL; this is encoded by the coding sequence ATTTCTATGGAAAAAGTAAAACAACTTTCAATATTTTTAACAAATCAAAAGGGTAGATTATATAAAGTATTAGATATTTTAGGTAAAAATGGTGTTAACATACGTGCATTATCACTAGCTGACACCTCTGAATTTGGTATTTTAAGACTCATTGTAGATGATCCTAATAAAGGTCAAAAAATTTTAGAGGATAATAATTATACTATTAAAATTTCAACAGCTATTGCAGTTGAATTAAATGATGTTCCTGGAGGATTATCTTCAATCTTAAAAATATTAAATGATAATGATATCAATTTAGATTATCTTTATGCATTTACTCATGAAAAAACAGATAATGCAATCTTGCTTTTATGTACTCATGATTTAGATTTACTTATTAAAGTGTTACATAAGGAAAATGTAAGGATTGTACCTTCAGATGAGGTTTATAATTTATAA